In Rouxiella sp. WC2420, the following proteins share a genomic window:
- a CDS encoding amidohydrolase family protein: MDNNKVVFTNVTIFDGSGDKAYKGGVLVENNRIRKVIKGNARLADVDAVVIDGKGAFLMPGMTEAHTHFSWNDQPSLAAIQMMPPEEHILWCVGVARRYLDMGWTSCIGAAAAKPRLDVVLRNAINSGQFPGPRYLAGSQEVSTIGALGDNSLPHLPFPELNFGSICCGPEEIRKSVRQFVKYGVDHLKINLSGEYIAGIPAEMSPFSEEEVAMLVSEAKRFGKRVAAHARSSESVKQCVRYGIEMVYHASFADEEALDMLEANKDKHFVAPGLAWLIRTTYNASEYGITPEIAEKMGYKRELEVAVETLQKMHKRGIRVLPGGDYGFAWMPHGTNAHDLEYFTTYLGMTTTEALVAATRYGGELMMQGHELGQIKEGYLADIILVTGNPVADIRVLQHPENIALVMKDGVIHKNNLGIQTPDMTFATGAKRKSADPVIHH, from the coding sequence ATGGATAACAACAAAGTTGTATTCACCAATGTCACCATTTTCGATGGCAGTGGAGATAAAGCTTACAAAGGTGGCGTGCTGGTCGAAAATAATCGCATCCGAAAAGTCATAAAAGGTAATGCAAGGCTGGCCGATGTCGATGCAGTCGTCATTGACGGCAAAGGGGCATTTTTGATGCCGGGGATGACCGAGGCTCACACGCATTTTTCATGGAATGACCAGCCCTCTTTGGCGGCGATTCAGATGATGCCTCCAGAAGAACACATTCTTTGGTGTGTCGGCGTCGCCAGGCGTTATCTGGATATGGGATGGACTTCCTGCATTGGTGCCGCGGCTGCGAAACCACGTCTTGATGTGGTATTACGCAACGCCATTAATTCCGGACAGTTTCCGGGGCCCAGATATTTAGCCGGCAGTCAGGAGGTTAGCACCATTGGGGCACTGGGCGATAACTCCTTGCCGCACTTGCCTTTTCCCGAGCTTAACTTTGGCAGTATTTGCTGCGGTCCTGAAGAAATCCGCAAGTCGGTGCGCCAGTTTGTAAAATACGGTGTTGACCATCTGAAAATAAATCTCTCAGGGGAATATATTGCCGGTATTCCTGCTGAAATGTCGCCGTTTTCAGAAGAAGAGGTGGCGATGTTGGTGTCGGAGGCCAAGCGCTTTGGCAAAAGGGTTGCGGCACATGCCCGCTCAAGCGAGTCAGTAAAGCAGTGTGTTCGCTATGGTATCGAAATGGTTTATCACGCCAGCTTTGCCGATGAAGAGGCGCTGGACATGCTTGAAGCCAACAAGGATAAACATTTTGTTGCACCAGGCCTTGCATGGCTGATCCGTACCACTTACAACGCATCGGAATATGGTATTACTCCCGAGATTGCCGAGAAGATGGGATATAAAAGAGAGCTGGAAGTAGCAGTCGAGACTCTGCAAAAAATGCACAAACGGGGTATTCGTGTTCTTCCAGGTGGAGATTACGGTTTTGCCTGGATGCCGCACGGCACGAATGCGCATGATCTTGAATATTTCACTACTTATCTTGGGATGACAACCACCGAGGCTCTTGTGGCTGCCACTCGCTATGGCGGCGAATTGATGATGCAAGGGCATGAGCTGGGTCAGATAAAGGAGGGGTATCTGGCCGATATTATTTTAGTGACCGGTAATCCAGTGGCTGACATAAGAGTTCTTCAGCATCCAGAAAATATTGCATTGGTCATGAAGGATGGGGTAATTCATAAAAATAACCTCGGCATACAAACTCCAGATATGACTTTTGCAACAGGGGCGAAAAGAAAAAGTGCAGATCCAGTGATTCATCACTGA
- a CDS encoding aldo/keto reductase, translating to MKYNLLGNSGLLVSELSFGTATFGGGNEFFKAWGATDVKEAKSLLGLCIDKGVNLVDSSDAYSGGRAEEILGEAIEGNRNNILISTKAAFRTGEGINDVGTSRYHLIKACEDSLRRLKTDHIDIWQMHSFDAKTPIEETVRALEDLVTAGKVRYIGCSNFSGWQLMKSLSISERHGWSKYVAHQAYYSLLGREYEWELMPLALEENIGTIVWSPLAGGRLSGKISRNKTAPEGSRSATLKPYGHSLPEAQFYDVIDVLETVAAETGKNVSQVALRWVLQRPTVSSVIIGARNSEQLAQNLESSDFELSADQMQRLNIVSDKDRVYPYWHQLMTYVERNPKI from the coding sequence ATGAAATATAATTTACTGGGTAACAGCGGTCTTCTTGTTTCTGAGCTAAGTTTTGGGACGGCCACTTTCGGCGGCGGCAATGAGTTTTTTAAAGCCTGGGGCGCCACTGATGTTAAAGAAGCCAAGTCGCTGCTGGGTCTATGCATCGATAAAGGCGTGAACTTGGTTGATTCTTCCGATGCTTACTCCGGTGGCAGAGCGGAAGAGATTCTGGGGGAGGCAATTGAGGGAAACCGTAATAATATCTTGATCTCTACCAAGGCAGCATTTCGAACTGGCGAAGGCATTAATGATGTAGGCACTTCACGCTATCATTTAATTAAAGCCTGTGAAGACTCGCTGCGCCGCTTGAAAACTGATCATATCGATATCTGGCAGATGCACTCCTTCGATGCCAAAACGCCGATTGAGGAAACTGTGCGCGCTCTGGAGGATTTGGTTACCGCGGGCAAGGTCCGTTACATAGGCTGCTCGAATTTCTCCGGTTGGCAGTTAATGAAATCATTATCTATTTCCGAGCGTCACGGTTGGTCAAAATACGTTGCCCATCAGGCTTACTATTCTCTGCTTGGCCGAGAGTACGAGTGGGAGCTGATGCCCCTGGCTTTGGAAGAAAACATCGGCACCATCGTCTGGAGCCCATTGGCCGGCGGTCGCTTGAGCGGTAAAATAAGCCGAAATAAAACAGCACCGGAAGGCAGCCGCTCTGCCACGCTTAAACCTTACGGCCACAGCCTGCCTGAAGCACAGTTTTATGACGTAATTGACGTACTCGAAACTGTCGCCGCCGAGACAGGTAAAAATGTCTCTCAAGTTGCACTTCGCTGGGTGCTGCAACGTCCGACAGTTTCAAGTGTGATTATCGGTGCAAGAAACAGTGAACAGCTGGCACAAAACCTTGAATCCTCTGATTTCGAACTCAGTGCAGATCAGATGCAAAGGCTGAATATCGTCAGTGACAAGGACCGAGTCTATCCTTACTGGCATCAGCTGATGACTTACGTTGAGCGCAATCCTAAAATCTGA
- a CDS encoding alpha/beta fold hydrolase encodes MSTQIIDGMVIETQGKGEALLCIHGLGGSSNIWTPLLPAFASFNLLRIDLPGSARSALPADLLSIESYVASVERVLDALDIDSVHIVAHSMGTIIAQHFAVKNPSRVKTLALFGPLLAPPDAGRPGIHGRAKLCREQGVKGLQEIADAIIKGATSEETKDSKPAVVALIRESVMRQTPEGYAQSCEALANAQPAQIEKIAVPVLLVTGQEDGVGSPEQVQTMANRLDKPSVKILEGCGHWTTFEKPDECLIQLINFYNN; translated from the coding sequence GTGAGTACACAAATCATCGACGGAATGGTCATTGAAACCCAAGGCAAAGGTGAAGCGCTGCTGTGTATTCATGGACTAGGCGGATCCTCTAATATCTGGACACCATTATTACCAGCCTTTGCCAGTTTCAATCTTTTACGCATCGACCTGCCCGGAAGCGCGCGCTCCGCCTTGCCGGCAGATTTACTCTCAATTGAATCTTATGTCGCTAGCGTTGAGCGCGTCCTTGATGCCTTGGATATCGACAGCGTGCATATCGTAGCTCACTCCATGGGGACGATTATTGCTCAGCATTTTGCAGTGAAAAACCCCTCAAGAGTGAAAACGCTAGCGCTGTTTGGCCCGCTGCTAGCCCCGCCAGACGCCGGACGACCGGGGATTCATGGCAGAGCGAAATTGTGCCGTGAACAGGGAGTCAAAGGGCTACAGGAAATTGCCGACGCCATAATAAAGGGCGCTACCAGCGAAGAAACCAAAGATTCCAAACCTGCCGTCGTCGCTTTGATTCGTGAAAGCGTAATGCGTCAAACGCCGGAAGGTTATGCCCAAAGCTGTGAGGCACTGGCTAATGCACAACCCGCGCAGATTGAAAAAATCGCGGTTCCAGTATTGCTGGTAACGGGGCAAGAGGATGGCGTTGGGTCTCCTGAGCAAGTGCAAACGATGGCGAATCGCCTGGACAAGCCCAGCGTGAAAATTCTAGAGGGCTGCGGGCACTGGACCACTTTTGAAAAGCCGGACGAATGTCTTATTCAACTCATTAATTTTTATAATAATTAG
- a CDS encoding SDR family oxidoreductase, with protein sequence MDLKDKHIVIAGGSTGIGFEIARQAQLKGAKVTLLGRSAEKLANAEKRLSSPATYVQCDIGDTESAKNGFEQVGEFDYFVSTAADLTYAPLAEMDTGAIDRMLAGKFWGPINLVKYGLKNIKPGGSVVLFSGLAADRPAPGTSMVSALNAGVEGLVKALAVELAPIRFNSISPGVVDTEGWAFMPEEDRKAFFASLETSLPARKVGAPADLADATLFALQNPYLTGETIHVNGGGSLM encoded by the coding sequence ATGGATTTAAAAGATAAGCATATTGTTATCGCGGGTGGTAGCACAGGTATTGGCTTTGAAATTGCGCGTCAGGCGCAGCTAAAAGGTGCGAAAGTGACTTTGTTAGGCCGCTCGGCTGAAAAACTGGCCAATGCAGAAAAGCGTCTGTCATCGCCAGCTACCTATGTTCAGTGCGATATCGGCGATACAGAGTCTGCTAAAAATGGTTTTGAGCAGGTAGGCGAATTTGATTATTTCGTTTCCACAGCGGCTGACCTGACCTATGCACCGCTGGCAGAAATGGATACCGGCGCGATTGACCGCATGCTGGCGGGTAAATTCTGGGGACCTATCAACCTGGTAAAATACGGCCTGAAAAATATCAAACCGGGCGGCTCGGTTGTGCTGTTCTCTGGTCTGGCGGCCGACCGTCCTGCTCCTGGCACTTCGATGGTTTCTGCACTGAATGCGGGTGTTGAAGGTCTGGTCAAAGCGCTGGCCGTTGAACTGGCTCCCATTCGCTTTAACAGCATTTCTCCGGGCGTTGTGGACACCGAAGGTTGGGCATTTATGCCAGAAGAAGACCGTAAAGCTTTCTTCGCCAGCCTGGAAACGTCTTTGCCTGCCCGTAAGGTGGGTGCCCCTGCGGATCTGGCCGATGCAACCCTGTTTGCTTTGCAAAACCCTTATCTGACGGGTGAAACGATCCACGTCAACGGCGGTGGTAGCCTGATGTAA
- the fhuA gene encoding ferrichrome porin FhuA, whose translation MISKSIKFPHQPLALLIASALASLSFSATSAEKSANTQTDDTITVSANAPQESAWGPVGSYVAKQSATGTKTDTPLVKTPQSISVVTREQMDLLQPASVKDAFSYTPGVMVDNRGSSNAYDSVNIRGFSQIGTNIYLDGLTLPGDNYSNFQIDPYLLERAELMRGPVSVLYGKSDPGGIISLVSKRPTTETIHEVQFKTGTDGFYQTGFDFGGDVNNDDRYTYRLTGVARDTNQMQTGESSKSYAIAPAFTWHPDDKTTFTFLSDFQNQPDTGYYGWLPEQGTVRDGAGGKLSRHFNDGEPGFNKLSRKQKLVGYAFSHTFDDVWTVRQNLHYGTIGTDYRSIYGAGVSATDPTQLSRGVMNDREHLSTFAVDTQLQAKYDTGTVAHTTLLGIDYQHLRNDIKYQSGSASNLSLINPQYGNQNVTYTGSASLLDRQEQTGLYAQDQAQWNKWMFTLGGRYDWATTESTNRLNDNSVSKQKDGEFTWRGGVNYLFDSGFAPYASYSESFEPTSGSDFSGNTFQASRAKQYETGIKYAPNNALISGSIAVYQLTKDKNLSTDPDHTLFSVQTGEIRSRGLEFETKAAVNENINLLASFTYTDAKYTKDESYKGNRPYEIPKYMASLWSDYTFYETALSGLTLGAGVRYVGTSYGDDANTFKVDPYTIWDAAIKYDLGRFGMPGSSLAVNVNNLFDKKYVSSCYATYACYWGAERQVTATATFSF comes from the coding sequence ATGATATCTAAAAGTATAAAATTCCCCCATCAACCGCTGGCTCTATTGATAGCTTCTGCTTTGGCTTCGTTGTCCTTTTCAGCAACATCAGCAGAAAAATCAGCAAATACTCAGACTGATGACACAATTACCGTGTCGGCAAACGCCCCGCAGGAAAGTGCCTGGGGCCCAGTGGGGTCCTACGTGGCCAAACAGAGTGCTACAGGGACTAAAACCGATACGCCTTTGGTGAAAACACCGCAGTCAATCTCCGTCGTCACTCGCGAACAGATGGATTTGCTGCAACCCGCTTCAGTCAAGGATGCCTTTAGTTATACGCCGGGAGTGATGGTTGATAACCGCGGCTCTTCCAATGCCTATGACTCAGTCAATATTCGAGGTTTTAGCCAGATTGGCACCAATATCTACCTGGATGGACTCACGTTACCGGGCGATAACTATTCAAACTTCCAGATTGATCCTTACCTGCTCGAACGCGCCGAGCTAATGCGCGGGCCGGTATCGGTGCTGTATGGCAAGAGTGATCCGGGTGGCATTATTTCACTGGTCAGCAAGCGCCCGACCACTGAGACGATTCATGAGGTTCAGTTCAAGACTGGAACTGACGGTTTTTATCAGACCGGTTTCGATTTTGGTGGAGATGTTAACAACGACGATAGATACACCTACCGACTCACTGGCGTAGCACGCGATACTAACCAGATGCAAACCGGCGAGTCGTCGAAAAGCTATGCAATAGCTCCGGCTTTTACCTGGCATCCTGATGACAAGACTACTTTTACGTTTTTGAGTGATTTTCAAAATCAGCCGGATACCGGCTACTACGGCTGGTTGCCAGAACAAGGCACAGTGCGAGATGGCGCAGGCGGCAAGCTCTCAAGACATTTTAACGACGGCGAACCCGGATTTAACAAGCTTTCACGTAAGCAAAAACTGGTTGGTTATGCTTTCAGTCACACTTTTGACGATGTCTGGACAGTACGTCAGAACCTGCATTACGGCACGATTGGCACTGATTATCGCAGCATCTATGGCGCAGGAGTGTCGGCAACAGATCCTACCCAGCTAAGCCGTGGAGTAATGAACGACAGAGAACACCTGTCAACTTTCGCCGTCGACACGCAGTTACAGGCGAAATACGACACCGGCACAGTCGCTCACACCACCCTGTTGGGTATCGATTATCAGCATCTGCGCAATGACATTAAGTATCAAAGCGGTAGCGCATCCAATCTAAGTCTGATTAATCCGCAATACGGCAATCAGAATGTGACTTATACAGGCTCTGCAAGCCTGCTCGATCGTCAGGAGCAAACCGGGCTTTATGCTCAGGATCAGGCACAGTGGAATAAATGGATGTTTACACTCGGCGGTCGCTATGACTGGGCCACCACAGAAAGCACCAATCGTCTGAATGATAATTCCGTCTCAAAACAAAAAGATGGCGAGTTTACCTGGCGTGGTGGTGTGAATTATCTGTTCGACAGCGGCTTTGCCCCGTATGCCAGTTATAGCGAATCTTTCGAACCCACCAGTGGTAGTGATTTTAGCGGCAACACTTTTCAGGCATCTCGCGCCAAACAGTATGAAACAGGCATTAAATACGCGCCAAACAATGCCCTTATCAGCGGCAGCATTGCGGTTTATCAGCTGACCAAAGACAAGAACCTGAGCACCGATCCAGACCACACCCTGTTCTCGGTCCAGACTGGCGAAATTCGCTCACGCGGACTTGAGTTTGAGACCAAGGCAGCAGTTAACGAGAATATTAACCTGCTCGCCTCCTTTACCTACACCGATGCCAAATACACCAAGGATGAAAGCTACAAGGGCAACAGGCCGTATGAAATTCCAAAATATATGGCTTCGCTTTGGAGCGATTACACTTTCTATGAAACGGCACTCAGTGGTCTGACCTTAGGCGCCGGGGTACGCTACGTGGGGACTTCTTACGGCGATGACGCCAACACGTTCAAAGTTGACCCTTATACTATTTGGGATGCAGCAATTAAATACGATCTGGGTCGTTTTGGCATGCCGGGTTCCAGTCTGGCGGTTAACGTGAACAACCTGTTCGACAAGAAGTATGTCTCAAGCTGCTATGCAACTTACGCCTGTTACTGGGGCGCAGAACGTCAGGTAACAGCAACGGCAACCTTTAGCTTCTAA
- a CDS encoding fumarylacetoacetate hydrolase family protein: protein MKFATLKHNNETSFVALIDNSGERYWPLAEIISGFMGDMSQLVQDWERVKHDINPTSQGYSLEEVSVEVPLQAKRNVFCVGKNYHEHAAEFSKSGFDHSAKEGEIAPEFAVVFSKTPETLIANHAVIPRHSNVTSQLDYEAELAVIIGKGGKGITKAEALKHVWGYTVINDVTARDLQKNHRQWFIGKSLDGFGPIGPWISTADEVDLSSSKIQCWVNGELRQNSNLGDLVFDVPTLIETLSAGIELKPGDIIATGTPAGVGIGFTPPKFLQTGDVVRIEIEGIGALENEVGE, encoded by the coding sequence ATGAAATTTGCTACCTTAAAGCACAATAATGAAACCAGTTTTGTTGCTCTTATTGACAATAGCGGTGAGCGCTACTGGCCTCTAGCAGAGATAATCTCTGGTTTTATGGGTGACATGAGCCAATTGGTACAAGATTGGGAAAGGGTAAAACATGATATCAACCCCACCTCGCAGGGCTACTCCCTTGAGGAAGTTTCTGTAGAAGTTCCGCTTCAGGCAAAACGTAACGTTTTTTGTGTTGGCAAGAACTACCACGAGCATGCGGCTGAGTTCAGTAAGTCAGGATTCGATCACAGCGCCAAAGAGGGGGAAATAGCACCGGAGTTTGCCGTGGTGTTCAGCAAAACGCCAGAAACCCTGATCGCAAATCATGCTGTGATCCCACGTCATTCCAATGTGACCAGCCAGTTGGACTATGAGGCGGAACTGGCTGTAATTATTGGAAAAGGCGGTAAGGGGATTACTAAGGCAGAGGCGTTAAAGCATGTTTGGGGATACACAGTAATCAACGACGTGACGGCTCGTGACCTGCAGAAAAACCATCGGCAGTGGTTTATCGGTAAATCCCTCGACGGCTTTGGTCCAATTGGGCCGTGGATCTCGACAGCTGACGAGGTTGATCTGTCTTCCTCAAAAATTCAGTGCTGGGTGAATGGAGAGCTGCGCCAGAACTCAAATCTGGGTGATTTAGTCTTCGATGTTCCTACCCTGATTGAAACACTTTCTGCCGGTATTGAACTTAAACCCGGCGATATCATCGCTACCGGTACTCCGGCAGGCGTAGGCATTGGTTTCACACCACCCAAGTTTTTACAGACTGGGGATGTCGTGCGTATCGAAATCGAGGGCATTGGTGCATTAGAGAACGAGGTGGGAGAGTGA
- a CDS encoding FadR/GntR family transcriptional regulator: MSKIMAQKSVRADGARRLAAYLVEEIESGRLHAGHKLPAERELCESFEASRGSVRRVLSNLKEIGLITQAVGSGTFVADNVAELLPATVNRLPEIQVSPAELMAARLLIEPQMPSLIVRHATAADFERMDECLTQSEQAMTIEDFEYWDGELHKVFAIATHNNFFLKVLELANQIRDQGEWGRLKRKSLTPERRKKYEEQHRAMVIALRDRDEVLSRQLVTEHLNQVQLNLFSQS, from the coding sequence ATGAGCAAAATCATGGCTCAAAAATCGGTACGGGCCGACGGTGCGCGCAGGCTTGCAGCCTATTTGGTTGAAGAAATCGAAAGTGGACGTTTGCACGCTGGCCATAAGCTTCCGGCCGAGCGCGAACTATGTGAATCTTTCGAAGCATCGAGAGGCTCCGTGCGACGTGTTTTATCCAACCTCAAAGAAATTGGCCTGATCACCCAAGCGGTGGGCAGCGGTACCTTCGTGGCGGATAACGTAGCCGAATTATTGCCCGCGACAGTTAACAGACTCCCTGAGATCCAGGTGAGTCCAGCAGAGTTGATGGCAGCAAGGTTACTCATCGAGCCACAAATGCCGTCTCTCATTGTTCGTCACGCTACCGCAGCAGATTTTGAACGTATGGATGAATGTCTCACTCAGTCCGAACAGGCCATGACTATCGAAGACTTCGAATATTGGGACGGGGAACTGCACAAGGTTTTCGCTATTGCTACCCATAATAATTTCTTCCTAAAAGTCCTTGAGCTGGCAAATCAGATACGGGATCAGGGGGAATGGGGGCGGTTAAAAAGAAAATCACTGACCCCGGAGCGCAGAAAGAAATACGAGGAACAGCATCGTGCGATGGTTATTGCGCTGAGAGACCGCGACGAGGTTCTTTCCAGACAGCTCGTCACCGAGCATTTAAATCAGGTTCAACTTAACCTTTTTAGCCAGAGTTAA
- a CDS encoding SDR family oxidoreductase, with the protein MILKGKWHWLPAQTGGVIGPHYAASKAGQIGLMHCYSNLLAGSGITVNAVAPALIETDMILNNPNTKPDLIPVGRFGQPEEVVDTVMILVRNGYITGQTINVNGGWYMS; encoded by the coding sequence ATGATATTAAAGGGAAAGTGGCACTGGTTACCGGCGCAAACCGGTGGCGTAATCGGTCCACATTATGCCGCCAGCAAGGCTGGCCAGATTGGATTAATGCATTGCTATTCCAATTTACTGGCAGGTTCCGGTATTACCGTCAATGCTGTTGCCCCAGCGCTGATAGAAACGGATATGATACTGAATAATCCAAATACTAAACCCGATCTTATTCCTGTCGGCCGATTTGGACAGCCTGAAGAAGTGGTTGATACTGTCATGATACTAGTAAGAAATGGATATATCACCGGGCAAACCATTAATGTTAACGGCGGCTGGTATATGAGTTGA